From the genome of Ovis aries strain OAR_USU_Benz2616 breed Rambouillet chromosome 5, ARS-UI_Ramb_v3.0, whole genome shotgun sequence:
TTCCCCGTCCCTCCATGTTGGCCGTGGTTCTAACACTCTGCCCTAGCGCTCCGCACTCTTTGCTGCCCCCAGACAAGTAACCAAGCCCGCACTCCATGAGGTCCATGGGAGGGCTGCCTGGAGAATGCCTAAGGTCCTGAGGCCCCCGAGGGGGACCAGGAGAAGGGGTCAGCCACCTGTACCCAGGCAGGAATCCCCAGGCAGAAGCTGTTTGTTCTCAcagagagaaggctggtgggccgCTCGGCTGGGCTCCGGGCCCGGGGCTGCGGCTGCACTGTCTGCCTCCTTGTGATGGAGCTGTCTGTAGTTACAGGCCCATCGTCGACTACATCGACGCACAGTTTGAAAACTACCTGCAGGAGGAGCTGAAGATCCGCCGCTCGCTCTTCGACTACCACGACACGAGGATCCACGTCTGCCTCTACTTCATCACGCCCACGGGGCACTCCCTCAAGTCCCTGGACCTGGTGACCATGAAGAAACTGGACAGCAAGGTGTGGCCCTCTTCCGGCGGAGTCTGTGGGCGCCCTGTCCCCAGGGGCGGGATGTGCTGGCTGCCTGTGACTGTCCACTGCAGTCCCCGgggactggggctgggggcttGCAGAGTTGGCTTGCTTCTCCCgctgtcttctcttgtgtctgtCCCTGTGGCTCCAGCCGGCCCCCACTGATCTGACCTCTTCAGAGCTCTGTCCTTGCCTCTGGCCCTGGGCACCTTCCCTCCAGCTGAGATGATGATTCTTCTCAGCCTGGTGGCTCCTGGCATCCTCCCCGTCCCCCTAGAGTTACCTCTCCACCTCGCCCCTGTCCCTCTGCCCCCTGACCTCCGCTCCCCAGAGCGTGCCAATTctctgctctttttctctctctcaatgCCTAGTTCCTCTGCTCCCTTCACTTCCCCTGTCCTTCCTTCTGTGAGTCTCCCTTGGAGTCCTCCTGAGGCCAGCATAAACAGGAGAGTTAAGCCCCAGAATTGGAGTAGGAATGAGGAGTGTGTATTAAAAAGGCAACTTCATGGGAATGACAGGAGCGATGGGGGGTTGTGGAGGGTGTACAGCCCCAGGGTCACCTGTCAGCTCTCATGTGTCCCCATCTCAGAAGTTAATTTTCACTGTAAACAGTGAGATAACTTTGGCCTGGGAGATACTGAGGTcttcctgtggctactgctaaTGGGTCATCTAACTTGTGTAGGGGCACAACCCCCTGCTGCCACCCCTGTCAGGCCCCACACTGGCTAAGACCTTCAGAACACTCTGGGTCAAAGCTGGGTATGCCCATGGGACAAATTTGGGGCTGCATGGAGGTTTAGCAGAGCAGGGAGGGGCCGTAAGAAGCACTGCAACCAATTGCCACAACCTGTCAGAATGGTCCCACCTGGCTGGGTTCAGGCTGGGACTCCACTGGGGAGCTTTGGGAGCAGCTCCATCTCTTTGgcttcctgcccctctgcccaggGCTGTGACCTGAGAAGGGCTATCCACAGTCAGGGAGCAACTCACCCCTGACCCCTCTCCACAATGCTGGCAGGTGAACATTATTCCCATCATTGCCAAAGCTGACACCATCTCCAAGAGTGAGCTCCACAAGTTCAAGATCAAGATCATGGGTGAGCTGGTCAGCAATGGGGTCCAGATCTACCAGTTTCCCACGGATGACGAGGCTGTTGCCGAGATTAATGCAGTCATGAATGTGAGCGCTGGGCAAGGGCCTGAGGGCTCTGGGGTTGGAGGGCTTGGAGCTAGCCCCTTGGCCACTGTCTTTTCCCTGGGTTCTAGCCTTAGCTCTCCAGGAAAGATGGCTGGGCACCAGGAGCTGGCCAGTCCTAAATCCTCTGGACAGGGGATGGGAAGAATCGGGTATTGGGCTGGTGCTGGAACTTCCCCAGGTTTAAGTACCCCAAGGTATGAACTCAAGGGAGGGACCTGAAACCTGCAGGATTGAGCAGGCAGGATGCCCGGACTTGGGAACCTAGAAGAGAGGCCCAGAGGTCTTTTGAGGGAGCTTTTACTGGCCCCTGGGGAGCCCAAGGGCTGAAAGAATACCCTATAATAAGAGGAACAGGGTTGTGGGTTCAGCCCACTCCCTTGTTTGGAGATCCCAGGATAATTCTCTAAAGGAGAGCCTGAAAGTGAGCATCTGGCCCTGCCTTGTTTGGGTCTGAGCAACCCCTCCCTGGGGCCCAGGGGCAGCGAGGGTGGGTCTGTCCACTAGCGCATGTTTGCGCAGTGCTCACATCCACTTGGGCCCCTTTCCAGGCACACCTGCCCTTTGCCGTGGTGGGCAGCACCGAGGAGGTGAAAGTGGGGAACAAACTGGTGCGAGCGCGGCAGTACCCTTGGGGCGTGGTGCAGGGTGAGTGTGGTGGTGAGAGCTCAGCCCTGGCTGGGCGCCTGGACTCAGTCCCCTGTCCCGTGTCCTCCCCGTGACCATCTGCTGCCTGCCTTCCCTCTGGGGTTGGCCTCTGACACCCCACCGCTGTCCTGCACCCTGTCCCCTCCGTGCTGCTGGCCGGGTCCCTGTCTGATGCCCGCGTGCCCTCCACTTCCAGTGGAGAATGAGAATCACTGCGACTTCGTGAAGCTTCGGGAGATGTTGATCCGGGTGAACATGGAGGACCTCCGCGAGCAGACACACAGTCGGCACTATGAGCTCTACCGGCGCTGCAAACTGGAGGAGATGGGCTTCCAGGACAGTGATGGTGACAGCCAGCCTTTCAGGTGACAGCCCGTCTCCCCAGCCACAACCAGATTTGCCATGCCAGCATCTGTTCCAGGGGCTTGGGAGCcaggtggggagagaggctgCTGGGACAGTAGCATCCTCCCCTGACCCCCCATGTGTCCACAAGATTCCAGCCCTCTGGCTCTGGCCAGCCCCGTCCCACTGTGATCCCCTCCTTGGCCTCTTCTCTCTGGGTCTCCACAGCCTCCAGGAAACATATGAGGCCAAGAGGAAGGAGTTCCTGAGCGAGCtccagaggaaggaggaagagatgaGGCAGATGTTTGTCAACAAAGTGAAGGAGACGGAGCTGGAGttgaaggagaaggagagagaggtgtGTGCTGGGCTCGGGGGGTGTGTGTGGCAAGGCCAGGCCAGGAGGGCCCACACAGAGCCAGCCTCCCCACCTTCTGCTCCCAGCTCCACGAGAAGTTCGAGCACCTCAAGCGGCTGCACCAGGAGGAGAAGCGCAAGGTGGAGGAGAAGCGCCGGGAACTGGAGGAGGAGACCAATGCCTTCAACCGCAGGAAGGCAGCAGTGGAGGCCCTGCAGTCTCAGGCCCTGCACGCCACCTCGCAGCAGCCTCTGAGGAAGGACAAGGACAAGAAGAAGTAGGTGGTGGGCTCCCTGCCCCGCGCTGGCCCGCTCGCGCTCGCTCTCACTCATTCTCGCTGGCTCGCCATTTTGCTGTCTCCTTTCACTCGCTCTCCCGCCTCATTCTTGCTCACCTTTCTTCTTTCAGTGGTGATCTTCACATCTTCAGGTGTCAAGCGTTCATGCCCACTCTTGTGTTTGTGCACGAGTGGCTCCTCCCCCGACTCTTCCACCCCACACCctgtttttttctctgtctctttttctctttctcctgcagCCCCCTCAAGAGCTGGGTGGAGAAGGCTGGGCCACACAGGCAGGGAGTGGCCCCTGAGAGGGTCCTAGGGTCCCAGGGAAGGTCCTTCAGGCCAGGAGATGGTCAGGGCTTGGGAATGTCAGCCTTTCCAGACAGATTCCAAATGCTCCTGTGGTTTCTGCTTGGACAGCCGTGGTGCCTCCCCCGCAGTCCTGAGGCTGTGGACGTGGGTCCCGTTTTGGCAGGTGGGTGGTAACTGAGGGCAGTGGAGACCTGAGCCCAGCCAGCACTGATCCCCGGACACTGTGGTCACGACCCGCTAAAGGAAGGACAGCAGCTCCCTGGAGGGCTGTGTGAGTCCTGCTGAAGAGAGGAGCTGCTCCTcaggcagaggctggagctgTGCCTCCGAGGGTAGCCTTAGAGGAGAGAGAgtgatgggagaggggaggagatggagtgatgggggagaggaggaggcttTTCCCGGCCTCCAGGAGTGCAGTCAACTTTGGCGTGGTGGGGGCCGCTCTAAGCCTCTTCTCCTTGGCGTAGCCTGTTTCCATGGTCACAGCTGGATCCCAGATGCCCTGgctctgggtgggggtggggggtgcctcccttccctgccccactTCATTCAGCGTCCCCCAGAGCATCTCCCCTTGGGGATCCTGCCTGCCCCGGCTTCTCCCTGCCCTTGGTCTGTGTCCGGTACCTTCTTTCTCTTGCTAGCCTGGAAACTAAGCAGGTATACTCACCTTGGCCCTCATTCTTATTCTGTTGGAATTCCAGTTCCTTCTTGAATGTTTGGGAACGTGTGTGTTCAGGCCGTTCCTTCCTTGGTGGCAGTGGAGCCTTGTGGTTAGGGCCATGCAGTCAGTGCATAGCTAACTGTGGCCCCGGGGTGCTGCTTGTGGCGTTGGCCCTCCCCTTGCCCCCCAGTATTGCGTTCCCTAATGCTGCACACATGCATGACGCATGTACACTGTCTCGCTCTCTCTTGGCCCATCACATACACAGATCCAGACACATGTCCACTAAACACACACAGTCTCCgagacacacaggcacagaggCACAGACACATCGAAGTTTAAAAAGCTTCTCCCTGGGGAAGACCAGGGGGACAGAAGCAGGCATTTAGGAACTGGATGCCAATTCTTGTTCCTGAGgcctgtctcctgctttgggacAGACCCTGTAGTTTCTCCCATCCTGCTGactggccccccccccccccgcccccaccagccGTTGGCCCTGCTGCAGCAGATAAGCCCCTGCTGGTCCCCAGCCCCACACTCCTCTCAACCGTGCACATTTCCCTTCTGCTTTGCATTTGCTTCCGGCCCTGGTGCCTGTCTAGATGTTGGTGAGCATGCAGGCTCTGTGAATTGCAACCCATGTGGATTCTGAGCTGGTAGCTCAGAAATCTGGTTTCTCCTGGGAAGTGGTATGCTATCCATGACCCAGTGCTGGCTCCCAAAGACACTTTGCCTTGCTCCCTGCCAGCTTAGCCCAGGccatcttgttttttgtttttgtttttttctttaaaaaaaagaaaggcagagtCCCCTAGGAAGTAAGCTATGGAGAAGCCATTCAAAAGCAGCTCAAGGACCTGTGGCCAGGTCAAGGTGTTGAGGGCCAGTGGGGTTGGGGTGCAGGCCGGCTGCTGGGGCACCAGGCCAACTCAGGGTGGGGCTCATCACTGATGTCAGATCTCCCTGCTTTTTTTCATGTGATGTAGGCCTGGAGAACAGGTCTTTTCTGTTTGCTGGACATTCCAGAAAGCTTCAGTCAGTTTGGCCTCTGGGAGAGAGCCCTCTCCTCCCATGCTGGCCTTGCGGAGGCCAGGAGTGGGGTGGGTGGGCTGGCTGGGAGCACCCCTTCCCTCTGCTCTGGTTGGGACGGGTCAGGAGTACGTTTGGAGAGGGGATGTTGTTTTGTGACCATTTAGTTGAATGGCTTTGATTGATTGtacttattctttaaattttaattcatttttacaaaattaCTTCCCAATCAGATCTTGACCCCTCAGCCTGGGATGCCATAAACTGAAGTGAATTCTCTGCTTTACGAGTCACAAGTGCCAAACTGACTGTCCTTTCCCAGTGTTCATCTCActgtcttttgcttctgtttgatTTGGTCGTCTGTGTATCTtttaatgtgtctgtttttgttctgtttgttttatttttatttttcagttaacgCACGCACAGACTTACTTGTCAAGAGCGGACTTTAGACTTTCATGTGTTAAGTTGCTTGAGTTACACCTTGTGACCCTTCTCCCATATCATGGTGTGAGGACGGACTGGGAGCCGGTACAGACTCCAGTGTTTACAGCCCTGCTTTGTCCCCCACCCCGTGCCCCAGGCTGCCCAGGCCTGGTGGGCCACCCTCTCTATGCAAACTTGTGAAAGCCATGACTGCTGGAATCCAAAACTGatgaggtttatttttttcagagcCAGTGGCTGGTCTTCCATTTACAGTGTCACTATTCCTTGACGGAGCAGTTTTGTGCCGCTCTAGCAGAGGCCCCAGCCGGCGATGCTCGGCCTAATTGTTCAGCGTCAAGATGGCAACTCACGCAGTGCCCTAGGTGTGGCCACGTGGTGTGGTATACATGCTGCAGAATTCCCCCCACGccccttcattttaatttttctaacctAGAGCTTAATTTCAATAACTTTTAAAGcacttctaaatttttattttggcacGAGCGTAAAGACAAATAATACCCCCTCCCATTATTTTCGTAAGTAACACAGAttccctgatttttaaaaactaaaaatatctcTAAACCTTTCTTATGTATAAAGTATCCCTATAAAATATAGGGAGAGGTGGGTAATAAACGTCCTGTAATGACAGTGTTTGGGATTTCTTTACGAATGAAAGTGGATCATGAAAAAGGCCACGTTCAGTGCTGTTACTGCGAGTGTAAATGGAACAGCAGCCCGCAGCCGTTATCTCTGAGCTCCCCCCAACCCAGGTGCTGCCTGTGAACAGGGACCAACCCCATGAGTGTGTGTTAAGTGTTTGACCCTTAACTAAGACcgccaccaccccaccccccccccccccccgcccccagcccaacCCTGCCTGTTCCAAATGCAAAGAGTGCTCAGCGGGAACAGGTTTCTGggtcattctttcctttttcctggcTGAGGTGCAGGGAAAGAGGTGAAGGTGCCTGATGTATGtgaacaattaagaaaaaaactacCAGCAGAGGAGCTTTTTCCCTTTCAGCTGCATTCTTAAAGAGAACCTTCTAGGAAAGTACAGCATTCTTCTCTGTTCCTGTTGGTTGGCAAGCCACTGAGACTGTCAGGGTTGAAAGTATGGCCTGATAATATGGGacataaaaaaatgaatagatgaaGGATTCCACTTAATGTTGATGAagcactgtgctgggcacaggCTACCCAGAGCGCCGCACagctctgccctcaaggagctcacagtctagtgcACTCCCTAGTTGGAAGCCTTAGGAAGCTGTGCTAATACATTGTTGGATTGGCGGTTTGTGTTTTTAtgtccttcattttctttcccatctTCGTTTCCTTCTTCCTGCCTTGGCTTGCTTTACCGATTTCCAAGGCTAGGTTCTGGCTCCCTCCTGACCTTCTCAGATCGTGTTCCATTCAGAGAGGGGTGGAGGGTGAGCTGTATGTATCCACTGAGGTATGACCAGGAAAAGGTGGTCTTTTTTGCTTCACCTGGAGCAGAGCAGATTTTGTTGAGACTCAAAGTGAAAATTCTCCAAAGTTATGCCATGACCACGGGTGGATACAGATTTTTGAAGGGCTCAAACTACTTGAGAAGCCTTCTTAAGAGAACATGAGTATAAAATCAGGTACAGGGCCTTGGAAGAGGCCCTGAGAATTAAGTTTCATTAGCTTTAGAGTAAACCCACTTGTGATTGTAACTGGTAACTGATGCTTCAGTGTGGGTACCTAAAAAGGTAAATCAGCATATCTAAGGCAGATGTGGACTGCAAGTGGCTTAACTCTAGGGTCATTGTATGTCTGAAAGTGTATCCAGTTGGATGGAAGTATGACCTTTACAATAGCCTCTGTCAGCTAGTGTATTTCTGAAGATGAGGCTCAATGACCCAGCAGGCTCAGTTATGTAAGAAATGACTCCTGGCCAATCTGGGGACTCTTCCAGCGGGCAGATCCTGCTGCCCATCCACCCCCATTTGAATGGGGCTGCACCCAGGGCATACTTGGGTGGCTAGAATTGTGGCTGGTTATCTGCCTGCAGGCCCCAGGAATCTCGGGGGAGACCTGTCCTTGTTACATTTTCTGGGGTCTGGGCTGCCTCCACAGGACCCTTTGACTTTAGTGAGCCTCACTGCACTTTTCTCTCATGCTGTTTGTGTttagaattttgtcatttttagcTGAGACCAAATTAATCTTTGGTGCACAAGGTGAGCTTAAAAGCTTACCATTCATTGTTTAACAAGCTACCCGCCTCATGGAACGTGACCCCTGTCTGCAGGATCTGATTCCCCCTCATTTTCTGTCTCCGTATCATCTGTTGGCATTGTTAGGGCTGTCAGTGGGATCGCTGGCATTTACTATCATGTCTTTCATGAACCAAGTTGATTTTTGGGTAGAATCACCATATAATTTATTGCCCAAGCTGAGacttttgagagtgaaaggaGATTTTGTTAATAATTATGCCAAGTCGACATGCATAAGCCATGATTGTCTCAGGCAAACTGGGAGGTATGGTCCCCCGAATTATGGGTAACCTGAGTCTAGGTGGTCTGTACTTGTGCAGACCGACTCCATATATGTTGTGTATGTCTTTGTGTGGGTTCTGTTAAGTGGGGCTCCTGTTACTGGATAAGAGGCCCAAGGGAAGTGTGGCTTGCTAGTCTGTTACGTTAACATGCTTTTCTAAAACTGCTTCACTTgttaattcatttattccttcattcattgactgtttttgttccttttcattcaCTTTGTactcatttttttccattaaattttgcatttattttgagtttttgtGGTGTCTTTTTTGGGCAGTGGCTTTTCTGATTTAATGTTTCTTCTATTAATCCCTACAGCTGTGGTAAAATACAGCTTGTTTTTTCCATGAACTTTGTGGGGTTGATCAGCTTTTATAGGAGTTATGTTTTAATAGTGAATCCTGCCACGGGTGTCTGTGAACAGCTCTCGAATGGGTGTGGGATGGAGGCAAGATAGGAAAGAGAAGTTGCAGCCTGTGGTCAAAGGATCTTTATCAGGCAAGACACGAGAGAAGGCAGACCCTGCCCTTGAAAAGTTTACAGGAGGCTTGACATATAGGACCACTAACATTCGAATTCTTACTGTGTGCTAGTCATTGTTCTAAAGTGCATTACATGTATTAATTCCTCTAATCTTTATAATAATCCTATGATTAGGTACCATTTCTCCTTTTTATAGGCAAGGCATGAGAggtacccaaggtcacacagctcataacTGGAGGAATTGAGGTTTAAATATTGCTATCCTGTACCCCTATTCCTGTGCAGTTTGACAGTATAGGTTGGTGGACCTAAGAAGGTTTTGCTGAGGTGGGATGCTGTAGGAAGTAGGCAAATATTCGGTTGAGGAAGGGATGGCAATCTCCAGGGCCCATTTGTCGAGGTGCTTTCTCTGTTGGACACTAGGCTAATCTCTGGGAAGACCAAAATGAGGAGATGGAGGACTAGGTCCAGCAGGGAGACTGGCATGCTGGCCTCCCCGGGGAAGGTACAACACAACTCTGCCCCTGGGCAGGCAGGTGCAGggaggcagagtcttcaccaagCTTTGAAGGGCCAAGACTTTCCAGGAATCCAGGGGAAATAGGGCCACCTTGGTGGAAGGAACTTGGCTAACCCAAATGAGGAGGTAATATTTGGACAAGTTTAAGATGTGTCTGTGATACTCATCTACTGTGTTCCTCTCTTAGCCCATCTGCCTCTGAGCCCTGTCCCATCTCTGTTTTCTGCAGTCACAGCCCTTTACCAATCTCTGCCCTATGTAAATGGTGACAAATGGAAGATGGATAATGTCCTTATTTCTCCATCACAGTGAACCCCAGTCTCTAATCTGAAGTGGGATAGAAATTCCTAACTGCAGGGAAAAAATGTTAGAGGAGAGTAAGATAGAACTTAGGGCTCCAAGGCAAGCTTGAACAacataaaaacttaaaaacaaacagaaagatgaGGCAACAAGGCTGTCCCTTACCCTCATACTGTGGCTCACAGGTCTACCTTCTTCTTTTCCCAAGAGATGGAGAGTTGGTTTAGCTCTGGGGAATAAAGCTTACATCCAGAGCTACTTGGTTCGGAGGGGGAGGGTCCAGGTAATTCCTACCTGTTTCCTGAAGTCAAAAATAGCCTGAGTAGGCGTGGGCCCTCAGGATTAGCCTCTGTTCCGCCAATGACAGTGCTGCTCACAGTGGAAGAAAGGAggcagaggaagctgaggccaTGAGCAGCAGGCTGCCCCCCAGCACGTTCATTTGTGCTGGGCTAGAggacagtgttcttgcctggagaatcccagggatgggggagcctggtgggcttccgtctatggggtcacacagagtcggacacaactgaagtgacttagcagcagcagaggacagTTACTGATAGGGTTTGAGAGATTGCATTTCACGTGTGTTTGACTCTGTCAAATCTCAATGCAcgatatctgctgctgctactgctgctaagttgcttcagtcgtgtccaactctgtgcgactccatagacggcagcccactaggctcccccgtccctgggattctccaggcaagaacactggagtgggttgccatttccttctccaatgcatgaaagtgaaaagtgaaagtcaagtcgctcagtcatgtccgtctcttagtgaccccatggactgcagcccaccaggctcctccatccatgggattttccaggcaagagtactggagtggggtgccgttgccttctccggcacAGTATCTAGTACATGTAAAATAAGACCCAGAAAGGATTGAAAGGAAGTGTATTTGAACATTTACAGAAAACTATTCACTGTGGAGGGACTTCACAGATGACCTCTAAATGTGTGGCTCAGCCATTCACATCCCCAGCACTGCTTCCACAGTCCCAGCTGGCATCACTGTCAGCTGGACTCTGCTGCCTAGAGAATGGCTCCATAGTGTCACTGCTTCCCAGGGGCAGCTGGCTTCTCCCTCACAGCCATGCAAGtggtctctccctcctccttgcaGTAATGGGAGCTCAGCCTCAGGACCTGCTCATCTCAACCAAAACTCGGGGAGCTGTgccttcccaacacaaggatcacCTCGAAGTGTCATTTTCTAAACATAAAAATTCCTCTAGTTAAGCCTGTAAACTAAGAGTAACCAAGCAGAAACATGCCTATAGCTTGCTCTGGTTACTGTATATGAAATAAAGCACATTTTATTAATCGAGTTCTTACAAAGAAAAGACTTAGATGCTGGGCAAGTCAGGGTAAATCCCATTTCTGCAAAGGCGAACAGAGTACCTGGAACTTGAAGCCTTCACATGCTCTTGGTACAGGCCTGGGAAGCTGGAAAGACCCGGCCAGTTCTGGCAGGTGGAGCAGCAGCAACTTGTCTGTCAGCACCAGCCTGGCCCTTCTGCCCTGAGCAAGGCCTGCCTCTGACCTCATCGTCCAGCTATCTTCTAGGCTGATACAGCCCTTGATGAGGAAGGAAAAGCAAGCTGCACTATGAGCATTTATTCCCTCTCCCTGGTTTCAGGCCCAGGTTTGCGAGAGAGGCGGGAGTCTGAGTTTGCTTTATCAGACTACCTTTCCCTTTAGGGACCCTGACCTGTCTTTTTGCCcccttgttgtttttgtttttccctgaaGAATCAGGAGGCTTTTCTCAGTTGCTGTTTCAAGGTCTTGCTTTCTTGTTATAGGATCCATAAAGCCTAGAAGaggagtctaagtccagatttgCCATTATGCTGTAAAGGGCCCTGGGGGTAGGGCACAGACGCTGGCAGGCGAGCCAGAAAGTGTCCGTGCAGGAGGGTGACTAAAGGCTTGCCAGTTGCTCCTTTACAAGTTCTCTGCAGCGGTTCCACTGCCCAATACCAACCTGTAATTAAAACGGAGTGGTCATCCTTGAGGCAgaaccattttaaaattctaaacaaTGAGCAACTGAGTGCCAGAAACGTCAGCATGGAGCAATTCCAGGAAGTTCCAACCACCCAACTTGAGAACATTAACCCCACCATCTCAGGGACACCCATCTTCAACCTCAGTAAAAACTGTCATTTTTCTAACTGCATTCCATGTTATGCTGTCCGTCCTGAGTGATTCTGACCTCCCCGTACCTACCTCATAGTACCCTGGTGCCTGGTACCATATAAAGGGTAAAGGGTCTGAAATTTACACTCCCCAGTGTTAAGCTCAGCGTTGTTTCCTCCTGAGCTCAACATGTCCCCACATCCTCTTGACTACTAGGGCTGCCACTGAGATACAGCTTCGCTCAGTGTCAGAGAAGCCCATTG
Proteins encoded in this window:
- the SEPTIN8 gene encoding septin-8 isoform X10; this translates as MNTLFNTTFETEEASHHEECVRLRPQTYDLQESNVQLKLTIVDAVGFGDQINKDESYRPIVDYIDAQFENYLQEELKIRRSLFDYHDTRIHVCLYFITPTGHSLKSLDLVTMKKLDSKVNIIPIIAKADTISKSELHKFKIKIMGELVSNGVQIYQFPTDDEAVAEINAVMNAHLPFAVVGSTEEVKVGNKLVRARQYPWGVVQVENENHCDFVKLREMLIRVNMEDLREQTHSRHYELYRRCKLEEMGFQDSDGDSQPFSLQETYEAKRKEFLSELQRKEEEMRQMFVNKVKETELELKEKERELHEKFEHLKRLHQEEKRKVEEKRRELEEETNAFNRRKAAVEALQSQALHATSQQPLRKDKDKKNRSDIGVQQSGMSLSSSKVMMTKASVEPLNCSSWWPAIQCCSCLVRDATWREGFL
- the SEPTIN8 gene encoding septin-8 isoform X8, giving the protein MAATDLERFSSAEPEPRSLSLGGHVGFDSLPDQLVSKSVTQGFSFNILCVGETGIGKSTLMNTLFNTTFETEEASHHEECVRLRPQTYDLQESNVQLKLTIVDAVGFGDQINKDESYRPIVDYIDAQFENYLQEELKIRRSLFDYHDTRIHVCLYFITPTGHSLKSLDLVTMKKLDSKVNIIPIIAKADTISKSELHKFKIKIMGELVSNGVQIYQFPTDDEAVAEINAVMNAHLPFAVVGSTEEVKVGNKLVRARQYPWGVVQVENENHCDFVKLREMLIRVNMEDLREQTHSRHYELYRRCKLEEMGFQDSDGDSQPFSLQETYEAKRKEFLSELQRKEEEMRQMFVNKVKETELELKEKERELHEKFEHLKRLHQEEKRKVEEKRRELEEETNAFNRRKAAVEALQSQALHATSQQPLRKDKDKKN
- the SEPTIN8 gene encoding septin-8 isoform X2, with amino-acid sequence MVVKVQSGSLAPACTHRGIMLIGSGLIGPSPGAGAKGFPDKLQSAEPEPRSLSLGGHVGFDSLPDQLVSKSVTQGFSFNILCVGETGIGKSTLMNTLFNTTFETEEASHHEECVRLRPQTYDLQESNVQLKLTIVDAVGFGDQINKDESYRPIVDYIDAQFENYLQEELKIRRSLFDYHDTRIHVCLYFITPTGHSLKSLDLVTMKKLDSKVNIIPIIAKADTISKSELHKFKIKIMGELVSNGVQIYQFPTDDEAVAEINAVMNAHLPFAVVGSTEEVKVGNKLVRARQYPWGVVQVENENHCDFVKLREMLIRVNMEDLREQTHSRHYELYRRCKLEEMGFQDSDGDSQPFSLQETYEAKRKEFLSELQRKEEEMRQMFVNKVKETELELKEKERELHEKFEHLKRLHQEEKRKVEEKRRELEEETNAFNRRKAAVEALQSQALHATSQQPLRKDKDKKKSDIGVQQSGMSLSSSKVMMTKASVEPLNCSSWWPAIQCCSCLVRDATWREGFL
- the SEPTIN8 gene encoding septin-8 isoform X11, with translation MNTLFNTTFETEEASHHEECVRLRPQTYDLQESNVQLKLTIVDAVGFGDQINKDESYRPIVDYIDAQFENYLQEELKIRRSLFDYHDTRIHVCLYFITPTGHSLKSLDLVTMKKLDSKVNIIPIIAKADTISKSELHKFKIKIMGELVSNGVQIYQFPTDDEAVAEINAVMNAHLPFAVVGSTEEVKVGNKLVRARQYPWGVVQVENENHCDFVKLREMLIRVNMEDLREQTHSRHYELYRRCKLEEMGFQDSDGDSQPFSLQETYEAKRKEFLSELQRKEEEMRQMFVNKVKETELELKEKERELHEKFEHLKRLHQEEKRKVEEKRRELEEETNAFNRRKAAVEALQSQALHATSQQPLRKDKDKKN
- the SEPTIN8 gene encoding septin-8 isoform X6 is translated as MVVKVQSGSLAPACTHRGIMLIGSGLIGPSPGAGAKGFPDKLQSAEPEPRSLSLGGHVGFDSLPDQLVSKSVTQGFSFNILCVGETGIGKSTLMNTLFNTTFETEEASHHEECVRLRPQTYDLQESNVQLKLTIVDAVGFGDQINKDESYRPIVDYIDAQFENYLQEELKIRRSLFDYHDTRIHVCLYFITPTGHSLKSLDLVTMKKLDSKVNIIPIIAKADTISKSELHKFKIKIMGELVSNGVQIYQFPTDDEAVAEINAVMNAHLPFAVVGSTEEVKVGNKLVRARQYPWGVVQVENENHCDFVKLREMLIRVNMEDLREQTHSRHYELYRRCKLEEMGFQDSDGDSQPFSLQETYEAKRKEFLSELQRKEEEMRQMFVNKVKETELELKEKERELHEKFEHLKRLHQEEKRKVEEKRRELEEETNAFNRRKAAVEALQSQALHATSQQPLRKDKDKKN
- the SEPTIN8 gene encoding septin-8 isoform X4 yields the protein MAATDLERFSSAEPEPRSLSLGGHVGFDSLPDQLVSKSVTQGFSFNILCVGETGIGKSTLMNTLFNTTFETEEASHHEECVRLRPQTYDLQESNVQLKLTIVDAVGFGDQINKDESYRPIVDYIDAQFENYLQEELKIRRSLFDYHDTRIHVCLYFITPTGHSLKSLDLVTMKKLDSKVNIIPIIAKADTISKSELHKFKIKIMGELVSNGVQIYQFPTDDEAVAEINAVMNAHLPFAVVGSTEEVKVGNKLVRARQYPWGVVQVENENHCDFVKLREMLIRVNMEDLREQTHSRHYELYRRCKLEEMGFQDSDGDSQPFSLQETYEAKRKEFLSELQRKEEEMRQMFVNKVKETELELKEKERELHEKFEHLKRLHQEEKRKVEEKRRELEEETNAFNRRKAAVEALQSQALHATSQQPLRKDKDKKKSDIGVQQSGMSLSSSKVMMTKASVEPLNCSSWWPAIQCCSCLVRDATWREGFL
- the SEPTIN8 gene encoding septin-8 isoform X1, whose product is MVVKVQSGSLAPACTHRGIMLIGSGLIGPSPGAGAKGFPDKLQSAEPEPRSLSLGGHVGFDSLPDQLVSKSVTQGFSFNILCVGETGIGKSTLMNTLFNTTFETEEASHHEECVRLRPQTYDLQESNVQLKLTIVDAVGFGDQINKDESYRPIVDYIDAQFENYLQEELKIRRSLFDYHDTRIHVCLYFITPTGHSLKSLDLVTMKKLDSKVNIIPIIAKADTISKSELHKFKIKIMGELVSNGVQIYQFPTDDEAVAEINAVMNAHLPFAVVGSTEEVKVGNKLVRARQYPWGVVQVENENHCDFVKLREMLIRVNMEDLREQTHSRHYELYRRCKLEEMGFQDSDGDSQPFSLQETYEAKRKEFLSELQRKEEEMRQMFVNKVKETELELKEKERELHEKFEHLKRLHQEEKRKVEEKRRELEEETNAFNRRKAAVEALQSQALHATSQQPLRKDKDKKNRSDIGVQQSGMSLSSSKVMMTKASVEPLNCSSWWPAIQCCSCLVRDATWREGFL